A single region of the Enterobacter cloacae complex sp. R_G8 genome encodes:
- a CDS encoding threonine/serine exporter — protein sequence MGVITFLLALAQDMFLAAIPAVGFAMVFNVPQRALPWCALLGAIGHGSRMIMMTAGFNIEWSTFMASMLVGSIGIQWSRWYLAHPKVFTVAAVIPMFPGISAYTAMISAVKISHFGYTEPQMILLLSNFLKASSIVGALSIGLSIPGLWLYRKRPRV from the coding sequence ATGGGCGTGATAACGTTTCTGCTGGCACTGGCGCAGGACATGTTTCTGGCCGCCATTCCGGCCGTCGGCTTTGCAATGGTGTTCAACGTCCCGCAGCGCGCCCTGCCGTGGTGCGCGCTCCTGGGCGCAATCGGCCATGGCTCGCGAATGATCATGATGACCGCCGGTTTTAATATCGAGTGGTCGACCTTTATGGCCTCCATGCTGGTCGGCAGCATTGGTATTCAGTGGTCGCGCTGGTATCTGGCCCATCCCAAGGTGTTTACCGTCGCGGCCGTCATCCCAATGTTCCCGGGCATTTCCGCTTACACGGCCATGATCTCAGCGGTAAAAATCAGCCACTTTGGCTATACCGAGCCACAAATGATCCTGCTCCTGAGCAACTTTCTTAAGGCCTCTTCTATCGTTGGCGCGCTCTCGATTGGGTTGTCGATCCCAGGACTGTGGCTTTACCGCAAACGCCCGCGCGTTTGA
- a CDS encoding TetR family transcriptional regulator: MANPGSELPEQHEESSLKEKIFQSAIALFAEYGLNGARMEQIAEKAGTTKRMVVYHFKNKENLYLLVLEYVYTQIRNSEKALSLAAMPPVEALVHLVEATFDYHADHPDYIRIICMENMQRGRFMQQSSYLRQVNRSALDLIEDILHRGKEKQLFNQTVEARDLHRLISSFSFHYVANSYTFTLLFEEGADEMAQRQHYRKMAVQVALRYTCP, encoded by the coding sequence GTGGCAAACCCTGGCAGCGAACTCCCGGAGCAGCATGAAGAATCCAGCCTGAAGGAGAAAATTTTCCAGAGCGCTATCGCGCTTTTTGCCGAATATGGGTTGAACGGTGCCCGCATGGAGCAAATCGCAGAGAAAGCAGGCACCACTAAACGGATGGTGGTTTACCACTTTAAGAACAAAGAAAATCTTTATCTTCTCGTACTGGAGTACGTTTACACCCAGATACGAAACAGTGAAAAAGCGCTCAGCCTGGCCGCCATGCCGCCGGTAGAAGCGCTGGTTCATCTGGTTGAAGCCACCTTTGACTACCACGCAGACCATCCGGATTACATTCGTATTATCTGCATGGAAAACATGCAGCGTGGTCGCTTCATGCAGCAATCCAGCTACCTGCGCCAGGTCAACCGCAGCGCGCTCGACCTGATCGAAGATATCCTGCATCGTGGAAAGGAAAAGCAGCTGTTCAACCAGACGGTTGAAGCCCGCGATCTCCACCGCCTGATCAGCAGCTTCAGCTTCCACTACGTCGCCAACAGCTACACCTTTACGTTGCTGTTTGAAGAGGGGGCGGACGAAATGGCTCAGCGCCAGCACTACCGGAAAATGGCCGTTCAGGTGGCACTTCGTTATACGTGCCCATAA
- a CDS encoding MarR family winged helix-turn-helix transcriptional regulator encodes MNAKTNDTTNALLLDNQLCFALYSANLALNKLYRQLLAPLNLTYPQYLVMLVLWEQDDITVSDIGERLFLDSATLTPLLKRLESAGLINRQRSRKDERQVAVTLSDAGRELQQQASGIPHAVGCAAQCDTDTMLALKQQLELLRHQLHHA; translated from the coding sequence ATGAACGCAAAAACGAACGACACCACCAACGCGCTTCTGCTGGATAACCAGCTCTGTTTTGCCCTCTATTCGGCAAACCTGGCGCTTAACAAGCTGTACCGGCAACTGCTGGCACCGCTGAACCTGACCTACCCGCAATACCTGGTAATGCTGGTACTGTGGGAGCAGGATGACATTACGGTGTCGGACATTGGCGAGCGGCTGTTCCTTGACTCTGCCACCCTGACGCCGCTGCTGAAGCGTCTGGAAAGCGCCGGGCTGATCAACCGTCAGCGTTCGCGTAAAGATGAACGTCAGGTCGCCGTTACGCTGAGCGACGCAGGGCGTGAGCTGCAGCAGCAGGCATCCGGGATCCCCCACGCGGTGGGATGCGCAGCACAATGTGATACTGACACGATGCTGGCACTTAAGCAGCAGCTTGAACTTTTACGACATCAGTTACATCACGCGTAA
- a CDS encoding organic hydroperoxide resistance protein: MSLEKVVYTAKAKATGGRDGRATSSDGVLDVKLGVPKEMGGMGGEVTNPEQLFAAGYSACFLGAMKFVAARDKFTLPKEAYIEGEVGIGPLPTGFGIEAKLNIHVEGMDPAEAKKLVDAAHIVCPYSNATRGNIDVTLNIIA, encoded by the coding sequence ATGTCTTTAGAAAAAGTTGTCTACACTGCCAAAGCAAAAGCAACCGGGGGCCGTGACGGCCGTGCAACCTCTTCCGATGGCGTCCTGGACGTCAAACTGGGTGTGCCAAAAGAGATGGGCGGCATGGGGGGTGAAGTGACCAACCCTGAACAGCTGTTTGCTGCCGGCTACTCCGCCTGCTTCCTGGGCGCAATGAAGTTTGTGGCTGCGCGCGACAAATTTACGCTGCCAAAAGAGGCCTATATTGAAGGTGAAGTCGGGATTGGCCCACTGCCAACCGGTTTTGGTATTGAAGCTAAACTGAACATCCACGTTGAAGGTATGGATCCTGCAGAAGCCAAAAAACTGGTCGATGCGGCGCACATTGTTTGTCCATACTCTAACGCGACCCGCGGTAACATCGACGTGACCCTGAATATCATCGCGTGA
- the dnaT gene encoding primosomal protein DnaT — MSSRILTTSIAGIDAFMRDPRGVLTHAEGGTLAVLADNAPAFYALTPERLAQLLEIEARLSRPASDVTLDNQFFEEPGNAPVTVPMGKFALYAGWHPDVDFQRQAALWGIALTQPATPEELAAFIAWWQAEGKVFTHIQWQQKLARHLQINRASNNGQPKRDINAFSEPDKQIPNGFRGAK, encoded by the coding sequence ATGTCCTCCAGAATTCTGACCACCAGCATTGCTGGTATTGATGCCTTTATGCGCGATCCCCGTGGTGTGTTGACGCACGCCGAAGGCGGCACGCTTGCGGTGTTGGCCGACAACGCCCCGGCGTTTTACGCCCTCACACCAGAGCGTCTGGCACAGCTTCTGGAGATTGAAGCGCGGTTGTCGCGCCCGGCGAGCGATGTCACACTGGATAACCAGTTCTTTGAAGAGCCAGGTAACGCCCCCGTGACGGTTCCGATGGGAAAATTTGCCCTGTACGCGGGCTGGCACCCGGATGTTGATTTTCAGCGGCAGGCGGCGCTGTGGGGCATTGCGCTCACGCAACCGGCAACCCCTGAAGAGCTTGCCGCCTTTATTGCCTGGTGGCAGGCAGAAGGTAAAGTCTTTACCCACATTCAGTGGCAGCAAAAGCTTGCCCGCCATCTGCAGATTAACCGCGCCAGCAATAACGGCCAGCCCAAACGCGATATCAACGCTTTTTCAGAACCGGATAAACAGATCCCTAATGGATTCCGAGGTGCGAAATGA
- the dnaC gene encoding DNA replication protein DnaC → MKNVGDLMKRLQKMMPANVKPAFTTGEELLAWQKEQGEIRAAALARENRAMKMQRTFNRSGIRPLHQNCSFDNYKIETNGQMNALAAARQYVDEFDGNIASFIFSGKPGTGKNHLAAAICNELLLRGKSVLIITVADIMSAMKDTFSNRETSEEQLLNDLSNVDLLVIDEIGVQTESRYEKVIINQIVDRRSSSKRPTGMLTNHNIDEMTRLLGERVMDRMKLGNSLYVIFDWESYRSRVTGKEY, encoded by the coding sequence ATGAAAAACGTCGGCGACCTGATGAAACGACTGCAAAAGATGATGCCAGCCAATGTGAAGCCCGCGTTCACTACGGGTGAAGAACTTCTGGCGTGGCAAAAAGAACAGGGTGAGATCCGCGCCGCCGCCCTCGCCCGCGAAAACCGGGCGATGAAAATGCAGCGTACCTTTAACCGCTCCGGTATTCGTCCCCTGCATCAGAACTGCTCGTTCGATAACTATAAAATTGAGACCAACGGGCAAATGAACGCCCTTGCCGCCGCGCGTCAGTATGTGGATGAATTCGACGGCAACATCGCCAGCTTTATCTTCAGCGGTAAGCCCGGCACCGGCAAAAATCACCTGGCCGCCGCCATCTGTAACGAACTGCTTCTGCGCGGGAAATCGGTATTAATTATTACCGTGGCCGATATCATGTCTGCCATGAAAGACACCTTTAGCAACCGCGAAACCAGCGAAGAGCAGCTGCTTAACGATCTGAGCAACGTTGACTTGCTGGTTATCGATGAAATTGGCGTTCAGACCGAATCCCGCTACGAAAAAGTGATCATTAATCAGATTGTCGATCGCCGCTCTTCTTCCAAACGTCCCACCGGCATGCTAACCAACCACAATATCGACGAGATGACCCGCTTACTGGGCGAACGCGTGATGGATCGCATGAAGCTGGGCAACAGTCTGTACGTCATCTTTGACTGGGAAAGCTATCGCAGCCGCGTCACCGGTAAAGAGTATTAA
- a CDS encoding DUF2501 domain-containing protein, translating to MKKQILFSTLLGALLVTGMAHAASWQESLSSAASELTKESGSTQGGLSASSLTSLLGNSSQSLSAGTMNNAAGILEYCAKQKLASVTDAQNVKNQVLGKLGLDTQEQKADTNYMDGIQGLLNAQNGQQLNLSTLGNSSLAKQVKTKACDLVLKQGVNFIS from the coding sequence ATGAAAAAACAGATTCTTTTCAGCACACTTTTAGGCGCCCTGCTGGTCACCGGCATGGCGCACGCCGCATCCTGGCAGGAGTCCCTCTCCAGCGCCGCCAGCGAACTCACCAAAGAGAGCGGCAGCACGCAGGGCGGGCTGTCAGCCTCTTCCCTCACCAGCCTGCTGGGCAACAGCTCCCAGAGCCTGAGCGCGGGCACCATGAACAACGCGGCGGGTATTCTGGAATACTGTGCGAAGCAAAAGCTGGCGTCCGTCACCGATGCGCAAAACGTGAAAAACCAGGTGCTGGGTAAGCTGGGTCTGGATACCCAGGAGCAGAAAGCCGACACCAACTACATGGACGGCATTCAGGGTCTGCTGAACGCGCAAAATGGCCAGCAGCTGAATCTGAGCACCCTGGGCAACTCATCTCTGGCGAAACAGGTGAAAACCAAAGCCTGCGATCTGGTGCTGAAACAGGGTGTTAATTTCATCTCCTGA
- the opgB gene encoding phosphatidylglycerol--membrane-oligosaccharide glycerophosphotransferase, with protein MSELMSLALFLASIGVYAWKAGRNTWWFVATLVVLGIFIVLNITLYASDYFTGDGINDAVLYTLTNSLTGAGVGKYILPGLGLVMALVVIFGTLAWVLRRRRHLPHHHGYSLLALFLALASVDASPAFHQITELVKSQSRDGDPDFVAYYKEPSKTIANPKLNLVYIYGESLERTYFDNDAFPNLTPDLGALKNEGLDFSHTMQLPGTDYTIAGMVASQCGIPLFAPFEGNASASMSSFFPQNICLGDILKNSGYENYFVQGANLRFAGKDVFLKSHGFDHLYGSEELKATVADPTYRNDWGFYDDTVLDETWKKFEELSRAGKRFSLFALTVDTHHPDGFVSRTCKRKRYDIDGKSNKSFSAVTCSQEHIAALVHKIKASPYFKNTVIVVSSDHLAMKNSAWDQLNKQDRSNLFFVLRGDKPQQEVIATKRNSMDNGATVLDILGGDNFIGLGRSTLSGQSLSEVFLNMKEKILAWKPDIIRLWNFPKEMKDFTIDQDKKTIAFSGSNFRLPLLLRVSDNRVEPLPESEYSAPLRFQLADFAPRDNFVWVDTCYKMGQLWSQPLALSTDWCVSQGQLGGEQTVQHVDKAVWKGKTAFRDTVIDTARYQHNVDMLKIVDNDIRYKADSFIFNVAGAPEEVKQFSGISRPESWGRWSNAQLGNEVKIEYAHPLPAQFDLVITARAYGPNANKPVPVRVGGEEQTLTLGNDVSTHTLHFTNPSRSNTLVIVPPDPQSTNEGNILGHSPRQLGIGMVDIKIVSKQG; from the coding sequence TTGTCAGAGTTAATGTCCCTTGCCCTTTTTCTTGCCTCCATCGGCGTTTACGCCTGGAAAGCAGGCCGTAACACGTGGTGGTTTGTCGCCACGCTGGTGGTGCTCGGCATTTTTATTGTTTTAAACATTACGCTCTACGCCAGCGACTACTTTACCGGCGACGGTATCAACGATGCAGTGCTCTACACGCTGACCAATAGCCTGACGGGCGCGGGCGTAGGTAAATACATTCTCCCCGGTCTGGGGCTGGTGATGGCTTTGGTGGTGATTTTTGGTACGCTCGCCTGGGTCCTGCGCCGCCGCCGTCATCTTCCGCACCACCATGGCTACAGCCTGCTGGCGCTTTTCCTTGCGCTGGCCTCCGTGGATGCCAGCCCGGCGTTTCACCAGATCACCGAGCTGGTGAAATCCCAGTCGCGCGACGGCGATCCGGATTTCGTGGCGTACTATAAAGAGCCATCGAAAACGATCGCTAACCCGAAGCTTAATCTGGTGTATATCTACGGCGAGAGCCTGGAGAGAACCTATTTCGATAACGATGCCTTCCCGAACCTGACGCCGGATCTGGGCGCCCTGAAAAACGAAGGTCTCGACTTCAGCCACACCATGCAACTCCCCGGCACCGATTACACCATCGCCGGGATGGTCGCCTCCCAGTGCGGCATCCCTCTGTTTGCCCCCTTTGAAGGCAACGCCTCGGCCTCTATGTCGAGCTTCTTCCCGCAAAATATCTGCCTGGGCGACATCCTGAAAAACTCCGGCTATGAGAACTATTTTGTGCAGGGAGCCAATCTGCGCTTTGCCGGAAAAGATGTGTTCCTCAAATCCCACGGCTTTGACCATCTGTACGGTTCAGAAGAGTTAAAAGCGACGGTCGCCGACCCCACCTACCGCAACGACTGGGGCTTCTACGACGATACCGTGCTGGATGAGACCTGGAAAAAATTCGAAGAACTTTCCCGCGCCGGGAAACGCTTCTCCCTCTTTGCCCTGACGGTGGATACCCACCATCCTGACGGTTTCGTCTCACGCACCTGCAAGCGCAAACGTTACGACATTGACGGCAAAAGCAATAAATCCTTCAGCGCCGTCACCTGTAGTCAGGAGCATATCGCCGCATTGGTTCACAAAATCAAAGCCTCGCCGTATTTCAAAAACACGGTGATCGTCGTCTCTTCTGACCATCTGGCGATGAAAAACAGCGCGTGGGATCAGCTAAACAAACAGGATCGCAGCAATCTGTTCTTCGTTCTGCGCGGCGACAAACCGCAGCAGGAGGTGATCGCCACCAAACGTAACTCCATGGATAACGGCGCCACCGTGCTGGATATCCTCGGCGGAGACAATTTTATTGGTCTGGGCCGCAGCACGCTGTCAGGACAATCGCTGTCCGAAGTGTTCCTCAACATGAAGGAAAAAATCCTCGCCTGGAAGCCGGATATCATCCGCCTGTGGAATTTCCCGAAAGAGATGAAAGACTTCACCATCGATCAGGATAAAAAAACGATCGCCTTCTCCGGTAGCAACTTCCGCCTGCCGTTGCTACTGCGCGTGTCGGATAACCGCGTTGAGCCGCTGCCCGAAAGCGAATACTCGGCACCGTTGCGCTTCCAGCTGGCTGATTTTGCCCCGCGCGATAACTTTGTCTGGGTCGACACCTGTTACAAAATGGGCCAGCTCTGGTCACAGCCGCTGGCGCTGTCTACCGACTGGTGCGTCTCTCAGGGGCAGCTTGGCGGGGAGCAAACCGTGCAGCACGTGGACAAAGCGGTGTGGAAGGGGAAAACCGCGTTCAGGGATACGGTTATCGATACCGCCCGCTATCAGCACAACGTCGACATGCTGAAAATCGTCGACAACGATATTCGCTATAAAGCCGACAGCTTTATCTTCAACGTTGCCGGTGCGCCGGAAGAGGTTAAACAGTTCAGCGGTATCTCTCGTCCGGAATCCTGGGGTCGCTGGTCCAACGCACAGCTGGGCAATGAGGTAAAAATTGAGTATGCCCATCCGCTGCCGGCGCAGTTCGACCTGGTGATTACAGCCAGAGCGTACGGACCCAACGCGAATAAGCCCGTGCCGGTGCGCGTGGGCGGAGAGGAGCAGACGCTGACGCTTGGTAACGACGTAAGCACTCACACGCTGCATTTCACCAATCCATCGCGCAGCAATACTTTAGTGATTGTGCCACCAGACCCGCAGTCCACTAATGAAGGGAATATTCTCGGCCACTCCCCGCGCCAGCTCGGGATTGGTATGGTCGACATTAAAATTGTCAGCAAGCAAGGCTAA
- a CDS encoding EAL domain-containing protein produces the protein MLTGYKFESIRALRSENVIAWEVLSTAKPHVNLEDYFSSMPSTQRKEHFFAQLRHIMSCEEGDKYYLNATSDLLLEPDFLDRLKEETACPERLAIEVTDLHTMVQLDDMQSRSLRTGIAMLHLWGVEVWADDVGEDILPELLASQIRFCGVKIDKHTFWSGRTEQAKFLHLTRQYKRVASKVLIEGIETAGDFALARASVADYGQGYLWGMK, from the coding sequence ATGCTAACCGGCTATAAGTTCGAGTCCATCCGGGCACTGCGCAGTGAAAATGTGATTGCCTGGGAGGTACTGTCCACGGCAAAGCCCCACGTCAATCTTGAAGACTACTTTAGCTCAATGCCTTCTACACAGCGTAAAGAGCACTTCTTTGCGCAGCTTCGCCATATCATGTCTTGCGAAGAAGGCGACAAGTATTACCTCAACGCGACATCGGATTTACTGCTGGAACCGGACTTCCTCGACAGGCTGAAAGAAGAAACCGCCTGCCCGGAGAGGCTGGCTATCGAAGTTACCGATCTCCATACGATGGTACAACTCGACGATATGCAAAGCCGCTCCCTGCGAACAGGTATCGCAATGCTCCATCTGTGGGGCGTTGAAGTGTGGGCGGACGACGTCGGCGAAGACATTCTTCCCGAGCTGCTTGCCAGCCAGATCCGCTTCTGCGGCGTCAAAATTGACAAACATACCTTCTGGAGCGGACGTACCGAGCAGGCTAAGTTCCTGCACCTCACCCGCCAGTACAAGCGTGTCGCCAGTAAGGTACTCATAGAAGGCATCGAAACCGCGGGCGATTTCGCGCTGGCCCGCGCCAGCGTGGCCGACTACGGCCAGGGTTATCTGTGGGGCATGAAATGA
- a CDS encoding helix-turn-helix transcriptional regulator, translating into MGHEMTPFIPNAGYQVIVLSSNAFLWLGLHSIVSTAVSPRPEAYWINNVTPEGLQRLQELFSTHVGQSWLLFTDTARVNDINTLPGNERIRVVPGNVSLAQLSHCFSDMAFSLENTATLTYQEMRVCMLIQKGFSPVRIAQILNKSPKTIYTHKRNAMKKFCCQNLAEFYRKLCLLDALATSL; encoded by the coding sequence GTGGGGCATGAAATGACGCCTTTCATCCCGAATGCCGGCTATCAGGTCATCGTTCTGAGCAGCAACGCGTTTTTGTGGCTCGGCCTCCATTCGATAGTATCGACGGCCGTGTCTCCCCGTCCTGAAGCGTACTGGATCAATAACGTTACTCCAGAAGGGCTTCAGCGTTTGCAGGAACTGTTCAGCACGCACGTCGGGCAGAGCTGGCTGTTATTTACGGATACGGCCAGGGTCAACGATATTAACACCCTGCCAGGCAATGAGCGGATCAGAGTGGTCCCGGGAAATGTGTCCCTTGCCCAACTAAGCCACTGCTTTAGCGACATGGCCTTCTCTTTAGAAAATACCGCCACGCTCACGTACCAGGAAATGCGGGTTTGCATGCTGATTCAAAAAGGGTTCAGCCCGGTGCGTATCGCACAAATCCTTAATAAATCACCGAAAACGATCTACACCCACAAGCGTAACGCGATGAAAAAATTTTGCTGTCAGAACCTGGCGGAATTCTATCGAAAACTCTGCCTGCTGGACGCTCTGGCCACTTCTTTGTAA
- a CDS encoding spore coat protein U domain-containing protein has product MKIISTAVCCSALLLPAAAIAADSTASATMHVSLEVVKSCTLKANDLNFSRHGSDESNEIQAKTQVDIVCTNGTPFTLSATSNDSSENGTFWLKPENGETGAQKIAWKLFADESKQTQITSTDGLTDTGNGMAQEETLYGVIDAGALTTAQAGAYSDDVTLNLVY; this is encoded by the coding sequence ATGAAAATTATCTCCACTGCTGTATGTTGCTCCGCTCTCCTGCTTCCTGCCGCTGCGATCGCCGCAGACAGTACCGCAAGCGCGACGATGCACGTTTCACTTGAGGTAGTAAAATCCTGCACCCTCAAAGCCAACGACCTCAATTTCTCACGCCACGGGTCGGATGAATCAAACGAAATTCAGGCCAAAACGCAGGTCGATATTGTCTGTACCAACGGTACGCCGTTCACGCTTTCCGCCACCAGCAACGATAGCAGCGAAAACGGCACCTTCTGGCTGAAGCCGGAAAACGGTGAAACGGGCGCACAGAAGATAGCGTGGAAACTCTTTGCCGATGAGAGCAAACAGACGCAAATCACCAGCACCGATGGGCTGACCGATACCGGCAACGGCATGGCGCAGGAAGAGACGCTGTATGGCGTTATTGACGCAGGGGCGCTGACGACCGCGCAAGCGGGCGCCTACAGCGACGATGTCACCTTAAATCTGGTGTATTGA
- a CDS encoding molecular chaperone codes for MRRCLPCFILWLLMLTLLSRYALAATLQVAPVTLDLQSGQRASAVYLTNSGKAAIHAQIRVYEWTQQNGKDVLTATDKVVSSPAMTSLAPGQQQLVRIIIMEPGIREQEQSYRLVIDELPDATSRAANPNAVHFLLRYSIPVFIAGNQNMPVSRDALSCEQAESPGTIRCYNAGNSHIRLSHLQALTASGQVVGSVKGLAGYVLPGQTALVTLKQASHHTLSALRAYLNDEHHASQIPLRPLATRAPALANAHADSPG; via the coding sequence ATGCGACGCTGTCTTCCCTGCTTCATTCTGTGGTTACTGATGCTTACGCTGCTGTCGCGCTACGCGCTAGCCGCCACACTTCAGGTGGCCCCCGTGACGCTCGATCTCCAGAGCGGTCAAAGAGCATCCGCGGTCTACCTCACGAACAGCGGCAAAGCGGCCATCCATGCTCAGATACGGGTTTACGAATGGACCCAGCAAAACGGCAAAGATGTGTTAACGGCCACCGACAAGGTGGTCAGCAGCCCCGCGATGACCTCCCTGGCGCCGGGCCAGCAGCAGCTGGTGCGCATCATCATTATGGAGCCCGGCATCCGTGAACAGGAGCAAAGTTACCGCCTGGTCATTGATGAACTGCCGGATGCAACGTCCCGTGCGGCCAATCCCAACGCGGTGCACTTTCTGCTGCGCTACTCGATTCCCGTCTTTATTGCCGGAAACCAGAATATGCCCGTCAGCCGCGATGCCCTGAGCTGCGAACAGGCGGAGTCCCCGGGAACGATCCGCTGCTATAACGCCGGAAACAGCCATATTCGCCTGAGCCACCTGCAGGCCCTGACGGCCAGCGGGCAGGTTGTGGGATCGGTGAAAGGGCTGGCGGGCTATGTGCTGCCGGGACAGACCGCGCTTGTGACACTTAAGCAGGCTTCACACCACACGCTCAGCGCACTGCGCGCCTATCTCAATGATGAACACCATGCCAGCCAGATCCCCCTGCGCCCGCTCGCTACTCGCGCTCCTGCTTTGGCTAACGCTCATGCTGACAGCCCAGGCTGA